One stretch of Methylopila sp. 73B DNA includes these proteins:
- the pdxA gene encoding 4-hydroxythreonine-4-phosphate dehydrogenase PdxA, translated as MTGLVDVPLALSQGEPAGVGPEIALMLWAARKMRDVPAFVAIGDPALFAARAKLIGLDVAVVEAEPEAAPALFADRFPVTPIGERCVAEPGHPDVRDAPTVIGAIRHGVELVHAGRCGALVTAPIAKAPLVEAGFPHPGHTEYLGALAESLWGAPCRAVMLLWAEEIAVVPVTVHIPLSEAPKRLTEEEIVETARIVARDMRRRFRVEEPRLAVAGLNPHAGENGVLGFEDDAIVAPAVRRLKAEGVMATGPHPADTLFHAAARARYDVAICMYHDQALIPVKTLAFDRAVNVTLGLPFVRTSPDHGTAFDIAGTGTANPDSLASALTLARRLAREPALA; from the coding sequence ATGACTGGTCTCGTCGACGTCCCGCTCGCCCTCAGCCAGGGCGAGCCCGCGGGCGTCGGCCCCGAGATTGCGCTCATGCTGTGGGCCGCGCGCAAGATGCGCGACGTGCCCGCCTTCGTCGCGATCGGCGATCCCGCGCTGTTCGCGGCGCGCGCGAAGCTGATCGGGCTCGACGTGGCGGTGGTCGAGGCGGAGCCCGAGGCCGCGCCCGCGCTGTTCGCGGACCGTTTTCCCGTCACGCCGATCGGCGAACGCTGCGTCGCGGAGCCCGGCCACCCCGATGTCCGCGACGCGCCCACGGTCATCGGCGCCATCCGCCACGGGGTCGAACTGGTGCACGCCGGCCGCTGCGGCGCGCTGGTCACCGCCCCGATCGCGAAGGCTCCGCTGGTCGAAGCCGGTTTTCCTCACCCCGGTCACACCGAGTACCTCGGCGCGCTGGCCGAGAGCCTGTGGGGCGCGCCCTGCCGCGCCGTCATGCTGCTCTGGGCCGAGGAGATCGCGGTCGTCCCCGTCACGGTGCACATCCCCTTGAGCGAAGCGCCCAAGCGCCTCACTGAGGAGGAGATCGTGGAGACGGCCCGGATCGTCGCGCGCGACATGCGCCGCCGTTTCCGCGTGGAGGAGCCGCGGCTCGCCGTCGCCGGGCTGAACCCGCACGCCGGCGAGAACGGCGTGCTGGGCTTCGAGGACGACGCGATCGTCGCGCCCGCCGTGCGCCGGCTGAAGGCCGAGGGCGTCATGGCCACCGGGCCGCACCCGGCGGACACTCTGTTCCACGCCGCCGCCCGCGCCCGCTACGACGTCGCGATCTGCATGTACCACGACCAGGCGCTGATCCCGGTGAAGACGCTGGCCTTCGACCGCGCGGTGAATGTCACCCTCGGCCTGCCGTTCGTGCGCACCTCGCCGGACCACGGCACGGCCTTCGACATCGCCGGCACGGGCACGGCGAACCCCGATAGCCTGGCGAGCGCGCTGACGCTGGCCCGCCGCCTCGCCCGCGAGCCCGCGCTCGCGTGA
- the rnr gene encoding ribonuclease R has protein sequence MARKIPAPPKAPKPALPRGLPSRDELVAFIKAEGGKVGKREIARAFRITGEGRIELKQMLAELESERVLDRRGKQIGTAGHLPSVVLADVTGRDRDGDLLAKPADWDEDEFGPAPVILVDVPTRGRKPGLAPGVGDRILMRAEPLGDIDPGGPTHQGRVIKILSKPSARVLGIFRALPDGSGRLVPVSKRDAGKELAIAADATDGAKDGDLIAAEIVKQGRYGLPAARVRERLGSLTSEKAVSLIAIHTHAIPHVFPREALAEAEAAREATMKGREDWRGLPLLTIDPADAKDHDDAVHAEPDPDLTNAGGHIVTVAIADVAAYVRPGSALDLQALDRGNSVYFPDRVVPMLPERISNDLCSLREKENRPALAVRMVVGKDGRKLRHSFHRIMMKSAAKLSYSQAQAAIDGAPDDATGPLLEPVLKPLWAAYASLKAARDARGPLDLDLPERKLVLKPDGTVDRVIVPPRLDAHRLIEEFMIQANVAAAETLETKRTPLVYRVHDAPSIEKLTALRELLATLDIEFPQSGNLRPAAFNRILGKVEGSENASLVNEVVLRTQAQAEYASENYGHFGLNLRRYAHFTSPIRRYADLIVHRALIRALELGSDGLPETATPETLGEIGARISAAERRAMAAERETVDRLIAHFLADRVGATFTGRIAGVTRSGLFVKLAETGADGFVPIGSLGNDYFVHDEAARALTGSATGESFRLGDTVEVKLVEAAPVAGALRFEMLSEGRAARPAGRGKRGLRRAAATARPSKPGPKGPKSGPKKPPSKSGKGRRS, from the coding sequence TTGGCCCGTAAAATTCCTGCTCCCCCGAAAGCTCCGAAGCCCGCCCTGCCGCGCGGCCTGCCCTCGCGCGACGAACTCGTCGCCTTCATCAAGGCCGAGGGCGGCAAGGTCGGCAAGCGCGAGATCGCCCGCGCCTTCCGCATCACCGGCGAGGGACGGATCGAGCTGAAGCAGATGCTGGCCGAGCTCGAATCGGAGCGGGTGCTCGACCGGCGCGGCAAGCAGATCGGCACGGCGGGCCACCTGCCCTCGGTCGTGCTCGCCGACGTCACCGGCCGCGACCGCGACGGCGACCTGCTCGCCAAGCCCGCGGACTGGGACGAGGACGAGTTCGGCCCCGCCCCGGTGATCCTTGTCGACGTGCCGACCCGCGGCCGCAAGCCCGGACTCGCGCCCGGCGTCGGCGACCGCATCTTGATGCGCGCCGAGCCGCTCGGCGACATCGACCCCGGCGGCCCGACCCACCAGGGCCGCGTCATCAAGATCCTGTCCAAGCCATCCGCGCGCGTGCTCGGCATCTTCCGCGCGCTGCCCGACGGCTCCGGCCGGCTGGTGCCGGTCTCCAAGCGCGACGCCGGCAAGGAGCTCGCGATCGCGGCCGACGCGACCGACGGCGCCAAGGACGGCGACCTGATCGCCGCCGAGATCGTCAAGCAGGGCCGCTACGGCTTGCCGGCGGCCCGCGTGCGCGAGCGCCTCGGCTCGCTCACCAGCGAGAAGGCGGTGAGCCTGATCGCGATCCACACCCACGCCATCCCGCACGTCTTCCCCCGCGAGGCGCTGGCAGAGGCTGAGGCCGCGCGGGAAGCCACCATGAAGGGGCGCGAGGACTGGCGCGGGCTGCCGCTTCTCACCATCGATCCCGCCGACGCCAAGGACCACGACGACGCAGTCCACGCCGAGCCGGACCCGGACCTGACCAACGCCGGCGGCCACATCGTCACCGTCGCGATCGCCGACGTCGCGGCCTATGTCCGGCCGGGCTCGGCGCTCGATCTCCAGGCGCTCGACCGCGGCAACTCGGTCTATTTCCCCGACCGCGTGGTGCCGATGCTGCCCGAGCGCATCTCCAACGACCTCTGCTCGCTGCGGGAGAAGGAGAACCGGCCGGCGCTGGCGGTGCGGATGGTTGTCGGCAAGGACGGACGCAAGCTCCGCCACTCCTTCCACCGCATCATGATGAAGTCGGCGGCCAAGCTCTCCTACAGCCAGGCGCAGGCCGCGATCGACGGCGCGCCGGACGACGCCACCGGCCCGCTGCTGGAGCCGGTGCTTAAGCCGCTTTGGGCCGCCTACGCCTCGCTGAAGGCCGCCCGTGACGCGCGCGGGCCGCTGGACCTCGATCTCCCCGAGCGGAAGCTGGTGCTGAAGCCGGACGGGACGGTCGACCGCGTGATCGTGCCGCCCCGCCTCGACGCCCACAGGCTGATCGAGGAGTTCATGATTCAGGCGAACGTCGCCGCCGCCGAGACGCTGGAGACCAAGCGCACGCCGCTGGTCTACCGCGTCCACGACGCGCCCTCGATCGAGAAGCTGACGGCGCTGCGGGAGCTGCTGGCGACGCTCGACATCGAGTTTCCCCAGTCCGGAAACCTGCGGCCGGCCGCGTTCAACCGCATTCTGGGCAAGGTCGAGGGCTCCGAAAACGCGAGCCTCGTCAACGAGGTGGTGCTGCGCACCCAGGCGCAGGCGGAGTACGCCTCCGAGAACTACGGCCACTTTGGCCTGAACCTGCGCCGCTACGCCCACTTCACCTCGCCGATCCGGCGCTACGCCGACCTGATCGTGCACCGGGCGCTGATCCGGGCGCTCGAGCTCGGCTCCGACGGCTTGCCGGAGACGGCGACGCCCGAGACGCTGGGCGAGATCGGCGCGCGCATCTCGGCGGCCGAGAGGCGCGCCATGGCGGCGGAGCGCGAGACGGTCGACCGGCTGATCGCGCATTTCCTGGCCGACCGCGTGGGCGCGACCTTCACCGGCCGCATCGCGGGCGTCACCCGCTCCGGCCTGTTCGTGAAGCTGGCCGAGACCGGCGCCGACGGCTTCGTGCCGATCGGCTCGCTCGGCAACGACTACTTCGTGCACGACGAGGCGGCCCGTGCGCTCACCGGCAGCGCCACGGGCGAGAGCTTCCGGCTGGGCGACACGGTCGAGGTGAAGCTCGTGGAGGCGGCGCCGGTCGCCGGCGCGCTCCGGTTCGAGATGCTGTCCGAGGGACGCGCCGCGCGCCCCGCCGGCCGCGGCAAGCGCGGCCTGCGCCGGGCCGCGGCGACGGCGCGCCCCTCGAAACCTGGTCCGAAAGGGCCTAAGTCAGGGCCGAAGAAGCCGCCGTCGAAGTCGGGCAAGGGACGCCGTTCATGA
- the rsmA gene encoding 16S rRNA (adenine(1518)-N(6)/adenine(1519)-N(6))-dimethyltransferase RsmA, translated as MSAIDDLPPLRDVIARHDLAAKKSLGQNFLLDLNLTARIARTGGRLEGVTVVEVGPGPGGLTRGLLAEGAKRVIAIEKDTRALGALAEIAARYPGRLDVISGDALEVDMAALVGDGPARVVANLPYNVATPLLIGWVAADRWPPWWDGLTLMFQREVAERIVAQAGDDAYGRLGVLCGWRCEARIAFDVGPQAFTPPPKVTSSVVRLTPRETPLPCPIRALEAVTQAAFGQRRKMLRQSLKSLGDAAALLAAAGVEPTRRAEEIPVEGFVALARAFEATRG; from the coding sequence GTGAGCGCGATCGACGACCTGCCGCCGCTCCGCGACGTCATCGCCCGCCACGACCTCGCCGCCAAGAAGTCGCTCGGCCAGAACTTCCTGCTCGACCTCAACCTCACGGCCCGCATCGCCCGCACCGGCGGACGGCTGGAGGGCGTGACCGTGGTCGAGGTCGGCCCCGGCCCCGGCGGCCTCACGCGAGGCCTGCTGGCCGAGGGCGCGAAGCGCGTCATCGCGATCGAGAAGGACACGCGGGCGCTGGGCGCGCTGGCCGAGATCGCGGCGCGCTATCCCGGCCGGCTCGACGTCATCTCCGGCGACGCGCTGGAGGTCGACATGGCGGCGCTGGTCGGGGACGGACCGGCGCGGGTGGTCGCGAACCTGCCCTACAACGTCGCGACCCCGCTGCTGATCGGCTGGGTCGCCGCCGACCGCTGGCCGCCGTGGTGGGACGGGCTGACGCTGATGTTCCAGCGCGAGGTGGCGGAGCGCATCGTGGCGCAGGCCGGCGACGACGCCTACGGCCGTCTCGGCGTGCTCTGCGGCTGGCGCTGCGAGGCGCGGATCGCGTTCGACGTCGGCCCGCAGGCCTTCACGCCGCCGCCCAAGGTCACGTCCTCGGTGGTGCGGCTCACGCCGCGCGAGACGCCGCTGCCCTGCCCCATTCGCGCGCTGGAGGCCGTGACGCAGGCCGCCTTCGGGCAGCGCCGCAAGATGCTGCGCCAGAGCCTCAAGAGCCTGGGCGACGCCGCGGCTCTGCTGGCAGCCGCCGGCGTCGAGCCCACCCGCCGGGCCGAGGAGATCCCCGTGGAGGGCTTCGTCGCGCTGGCGCGGGCGTTCGAGGCGACGCGGGGCTGA
- a CDS encoding SurA N-terminal domain-containing protein, whose translation MLSHPRPLRSRLRRLVLPAVVGAALAGAALPAAAQSIAVVVNGQPILSSEVTGRVALMNLAGGGKGGSVAAARQELIDEKLKLTEAKRYNMVVSDEQVEAAFASIAQRTKLSPAQFTQAIGQRGVPARTLKDRLKAEISWAQLVRRKFAAQIAAREKDIASSVGATGKPDNRATQYTLRQVVFVLPKNASDAQVNQRRAEANAARGRFPGCEQAVQFASSLRDVAVKEPITRSTAQLGKPISDNLAKVKVGGLTSPERSEQGVEMIAICERKDIADDSMIRRQAAEELGSKQAEEQSKKYLEQLKSRAIIEVRG comes from the coding sequence ATGCTTTCGCATCCTCGTCCCCTGCGCTCCCGCCTTCGCCGGCTCGTCCTTCCCGCCGTCGTCGGCGCGGCGCTTGCCGGCGCCGCCCTGCCCGCTGCGGCCCAGTCGATCGCGGTCGTGGTGAACGGCCAGCCGATCCTGTCGAGCGAAGTGACGGGCCGCGTCGCCCTGATGAACCTCGCTGGCGGCGGCAAGGGCGGTTCCGTGGCGGCGGCCCGCCAGGAGCTGATCGACGAGAAGCTGAAGCTCACCGAGGCCAAGCGCTACAACATGGTCGTGAGCGACGAGCAGGTCGAGGCCGCCTTCGCCTCGATCGCCCAGCGCACCAAGCTGTCGCCCGCCCAGTTCACCCAGGCGATCGGCCAGCGCGGCGTGCCCGCGCGCACGCTGAAGGACCGGCTCAAGGCCGAGATCTCCTGGGCCCAGCTTGTGCGCCGCAAGTTCGCGGCGCAGATCGCCGCCCGGGAGAAAGACATCGCCTCGAGCGTCGGGGCGACCGGCAAGCCGGACAACCGCGCGACGCAATACACCCTGCGCCAGGTGGTGTTCGTGCTGCCGAAGAACGCCTCCGACGCGCAGGTCAATCAGCGCCGGGCCGAGGCCAACGCCGCCCGCGGACGCTTCCCCGGCTGCGAGCAGGCGGTTCAGTTCGCCTCCAGCCTGCGCGACGTGGCGGTGAAGGAGCCGATCACGCGCTCCACCGCGCAGCTCGGCAAACCGATTTCCGACAACCTCGCCAAGGTGAAGGTCGGCGGATTGACCTCGCCGGAGCGCAGCGAGCAGGGCGTCGAGATGATCGCGATCTGCGAGCGCAAAGACATCGCCGACGACAGCATGATCCGGCGCCAGGCGGCCGAGGAGCTCGGCAGCAAGCAGGCCGAAGAGCAGTCCAAGAAGTACCTCGAGCAGCTCAAGAGCCGCGCGATCATCGAAGTCCGCGGGTAG
- a CDS encoding DUF983 domain-containing protein, giving the protein MSAQVTIAGGGTEESRPVARSMGRGLMLRCPACGEGRMFRAYLKVVDACESCGEELHHQRADDAPPYVVITIVAHVVVAGLLAVEVAYKPAIWVHLVLWMPLTIILSLALLPPVKGALVGLQWALRMHGFGGEDDSAHLADGGLKPESRP; this is encoded by the coding sequence ATGAGCGCACAGGTCACGATCGCGGGCGGCGGGACCGAGGAAAGCCGCCCCGTCGCCCGCTCCATGGGACGAGGGCTGATGCTGCGCTGCCCGGCCTGCGGCGAGGGCCGGATGTTCCGGGCCTATCTCAAGGTGGTCGACGCCTGCGAAAGCTGCGGCGAGGAGTTGCATCACCAGCGCGCCGACGACGCGCCGCCCTATGTCGTCATCACCATCGTCGCCCACGTCGTCGTCGCGGGGCTGCTCGCGGTGGAGGTGGCCTACAAGCCCGCGATCTGGGTGCATCTCGTGCTCTGGATGCCGCTCACGATCATCTTGTCGCTCGCCCTGCTGCCGCCCGTGAAGGGCGCGCTGGTGGGGCTGCAGTGGGCCCTGCGCATGCACGGTTTCGGAGGCGAGGACGACAGCGCCCATCTCGCGGACGGCGGGCTCAAGCCGGAGAGCCGCCCGTGA
- a CDS encoding NUDIX hydrolase has translation MSDGGAEQVAEAAPAKASAPRLVPKDAATIILVDRQASEPKLLMGKRHEGVRFMPGKYVFPGGRVEPEDGRVNIAGAYAPHVERRLQAGVQRPSITRARAYGLAAIRELAEETGLLIGETETGAFAPRGEAWKPFADADVFPSLEGLHFVARAITPPGRPKRFDTRFFAGDASLVTAKVDGIVTADAELVELVWVSLSEARALDLPAITRIVIDDLARRMDEGLERDLPVPFYRQGSKSERAYL, from the coding sequence GTGAGCGACGGCGGCGCCGAGCAGGTCGCCGAAGCCGCGCCGGCGAAGGCCTCCGCCCCCCGACTCGTGCCGAAGGACGCCGCGACCATCATCCTGGTGGACCGGCAGGCGTCAGAGCCGAAGCTGCTGATGGGCAAGCGCCACGAGGGCGTGCGCTTCATGCCCGGCAAATACGTGTTTCCCGGCGGGCGCGTGGAGCCGGAGGACGGCCGCGTCAACATCGCCGGCGCCTACGCGCCGCACGTGGAGCGCCGCCTGCAGGCGGGCGTCCAGCGCCCGTCGATCACCCGCGCCCGCGCCTACGGCCTCGCGGCGATCCGCGAGCTCGCGGAGGAGACCGGCCTGCTGATCGGCGAGACCGAGACCGGCGCCTTCGCGCCCCGCGGCGAGGCCTGGAAGCCGTTTGCGGACGCCGACGTGTTCCCCTCGCTCGAGGGCCTGCACTTCGTCGCCCGCGCCATCACGCCCCCCGGCCGGCCAAAGCGCTTCGACACCCGCTTCTTCGCAGGCGACGCCAGCCTAGTGACGGCGAAGGTGGACGGGATCGTCACGGCCGACGCCGAATTGGTCGAGCTGGTGTGGGTGTCGCTCTCCGAAGCCCGCGCGCTGGACCTGCCGGCGATCACCCGCATCGTGATCGACGATCTCGCCCGCCGGATGGATGAGGGCCTGGAGCGCGACCTGCCGGTGCCGTTCTACCGCCAGGGCTCCAAGTCCGAACGCGCGTACCTCTAG